A single Anatilimnocola floriformis DNA region contains:
- a CDS encoding SDR family NAD(P)-dependent oxidoreductase yields MAWRTLAGQRVLLTGASSGIGRELAIQLVAQGTKVFALARRRSRLEELAQEINQPELFAFRECDVTQPADREQSLQTCIECFGGVDILINNAGSGAIGPFAAADEARLRKLMEVNFFAPVEFIRLTLPVLRQGNKPLIVNVSSVLGHRAVPQKSEYCASKFAVHGFSDALRAELAAEKIDVMLVSPSTTETEFFDKVTGDRQKPRGRFGAKSPAYVARATIRGMQAGRHEIILSTGGRLLVWLDRLCPPLADRLVAWWG; encoded by the coding sequence GTGGCATGGCGCACCTTGGCCGGTCAGCGAGTCTTGCTGACCGGCGCTTCGAGCGGCATTGGCCGCGAATTGGCGATTCAACTTGTGGCGCAGGGCACGAAGGTTTTCGCCCTCGCGCGCCGGCGTTCGCGCCTGGAAGAACTCGCGCAGGAAATCAATCAGCCCGAGTTGTTTGCATTTCGTGAATGCGATGTCACGCAACCAGCCGATCGCGAGCAGTCACTTCAAACGTGTATTGAGTGTTTCGGCGGTGTCGACATTCTCATCAACAATGCCGGCAGCGGCGCCATCGGACCGTTTGCCGCCGCCGATGAAGCTCGCTTACGGAAGCTGATGGAAGTCAACTTCTTCGCGCCGGTTGAGTTCATTCGCCTTACGTTGCCCGTACTTCGACAAGGCAACAAACCGCTGATCGTCAACGTCAGTTCGGTTCTAGGCCATCGCGCCGTGCCGCAGAAGTCGGAGTACTGCGCGAGTAAATTCGCGGTGCACGGTTTCAGCGATGCCCTGCGTGCGGAACTCGCGGCCGAAAAGATTGACGTGATGCTCGTTAGTCCAAGCACGACGGAAACAGAGTTCTTCGACAAAGTCACCGGCGATCGACAAAAGCCGCGCGGCCGTTTCGGCGCAAAGTCGCCGGCCTACGTTGCTCGCGCAACGATCCGCGGCATGCAAGCGGGCCGGCACGAGATCATTCTCTCCACCGGGGGCCGCTTGCTCGTTTGGCTCGATCGCCTGTGCCCGCCTCTCGCCGATCGTCTCGTTGCCTGGTGGGGCTAA